TGGTACTGTTGATACAGTACCAGTCCCTGATGGAGCTGTAGAACTGTTTCTTTTGGGTTGGATAGTGTGTGCATCTTGAATGCAGCATTTGaactgtttctcattaaaaatgtcTTTTTTCTTTTGCGTTTTGGGCGTGGATAGGATGATACTGTCGACGCTATTGCCATCCCTATTCCCAATTGAAATGAGGATCCTTGAATATATTCAAGTACATGATCAGTTACTGCTATCTTTTTTTGTCCTTTGATTCAAGAAGATAATGGAAATCTTGATTGGTTGGCGGATAACGAGAGGGCTCGACGATCGTTTTACACTGTTCCTTGATGAGAATTGTGAGCTCGCAATCACCATGGAGTTGCACGCATGGATCTTTTTTGGTCAACAACGTTTCTTTCGGGGGAAGGAAAGGACGCAGGAGTCGTTCCACAGAGTCATGTAGAAAAAGGTCGCCTTTTGCCGCTTCATATTACCGTACCGTATCTGCTGGTGGCTCCGTAGGAACACGTGGCTGGAAATCAAGGACTGCTCCACCTtcacctcctcctctccctctccctattTAAATCCCATCTCCGATCAGGCTCAGCTCCCAAAGCACAATAAACAGAGGAGGAAATCACTCTCTGAGAGTACCTTAATTTTTGGAACAATCCAAAGAAACCATCttgttctttctcttcctctctctcatcCACTCTCTCGGTCCGTTGCAACCTGTTGGGTGATCCTGCAGGCAGAGGAGGCTCAGGTGAGGCTTATTTCATTCGACTGTTCTGATCCTTCTTCTCTTGTTGTTGATGTTAGCATGTTTTGAGATGGATGGAATGCACCTTTTTTCGAGTCATTCTCACTCCTTGGAGCTTTGGGATTCATAGTAGGAACCCATTTGGTCATTTCAAGGGGGAAATGCATTCCATTCGGAATGAGCTAGTCGAATCATTTGTCCCCAAGATTTAGGCGTTATTCGGATCATTTCATAATGCCTTTGTGTGCAAGCAATCGGTGGTTCATTGTTTGGCAGCAAAGCCTGCTGGTTTTAACTCCTTGATTCCTTTCCTGCAGGCTGAGATCTACATCTCATTGCTGCATCGGCAACTCTGTTCGTTTCGAAGATTCTCGTGATATAGAAGCTCTTCGATCTGAGGTTAACATGGGCATCGCAATTTCATGCCCAGGAGCTGCCTATGATTCTATAAATGATAGCTTGGAAGCTGTCCTTAATAGATCTATCGGTTTAGGTGACAATGTGAGATCGACTCTGCAGTCCATCGGTTTCAATGGCCGAGACTACTGTTTGCCTGCCATCCTCGAGGCTTTTGGCCTAGCTAAGTCACTGATAAAAGGATCTTTCCACTTGGAACCAAAAATCTCGACGAAGAGTCCTGCCCTTGAGCCGGATAACTCCACAAAGTCTGATGATCTTGAAGGTTTGAAGTTTACTTCTTTGGTGAAGAGGTCCCGAGAATCAACCTCGATTAGGCCTGACAACCCGAAGCATGAAGCTGCCGTAAAGTTACAGAAGGTGTACAAAAGCTTTCGGACAAGACGACAGCTTGCAGACTGTGCCGTACTTGTCGAGCAGCACTGGTATACCCTCCACTGGTTTGTTTGTCCTTCGAGGATAGCACTTACCTTTGATTATATTGTAGACGACTAATATGTGCGATTGTGTGTAATTTAGGTGGAAGTTGTTGGATTTTGCACTGCTCAAGCAAAGCTCTGTGTCTTTCTTCGACATTGAGAAACCAGAATCAGCAATGTCACGGTGGTCCAGGGCGACGATCAGGGCTGCAAAGGTATCTATTCCTTTAGCGATACCGTCGATGATTCGTGGCATAGAAGGAACATTTCTGAGTGTTCAACATTAAGCTTCCAATTCTTGCTTCATAGGTTGGAAAGGGCTTATCAAAGGATGAGAACGCTCAGAAACTTGCTTTGCAGCATTGGCTGGAGGCTGTGAGTCTCACTGTCCACACAAGTTTCTTCTTTTCTCTGCAAATTTTCCCTGTTACTGACATATTTTGCCTTTTTATGCTGTTTTAATAAATGCACAGATTGATCCTCGGCATCGTTATGGTCACAATCTTCAATTCTACTATGATCGTTGGCTTCAATGCGATAGCATGCAACCCTTCTTCTACTGGTTAGCTTGTTCAGCCCAATCTTCTTAGTTATTTCTAATAGATAAACTCAGAAATAGACATCAGAACATTTGCCTTATAGCACCACTTGGATCATCAGGCTTGATGTCGGAGAAGGAAAGGAGGTCAACCTCGAAGAACGATGCACTCGTTCAAAACTTCAACAACAGTGCATCAAGTATCTTGGCCCGGTAAGCACCTCAGCAGTTCTACAGAACAAGATTAGTTGTATCATACAACTTGTATGTATATGAACGCATGTTGTCTTGATTTCCAGAAAGAGAGGGAAGCATATGAAGTCATAGTGGAGGACGGCAAATTCATGTACAGGCAGAGCAGGCAACTTCTGGACACATCCAATGGCCAAAAAGATGCTAAGTGGATTTTTGTGTTAAGCACATCAAAGAAATTATATGTTGGTCAGGTGattttttttctacttttttgtaTCCTGTAAGAACCACAAAATCATATCGTTGTTCCATGTGGATTGACTAATATCATGCTCTGAAAATTGCAGAAGAGAAAAGGCAAATTTCAGCACTCTAGTTTTCTTGCCGGAGGAGCTACTTCTGCTGCTGGCCGATTAGTTGTAGAAGATGGAGTTCTAaaggtaaacaaaataataccgagAAGAGTGATATGAATTTCCTGGAAATTATATTCAACTCGGTTCACTTATTCCTTGGTGATCTTTCAGGCTGTGTGGCCTCACAGCGGGCACTATCGCCCAACAGAAGAGAACTTCCAGGAACTCATGAGCTTTCTCGAGGAAAATAGTGTCGATCTCACTGATGTTAAGGTGAGCAAAGCCACTTGTCTGATCTTTGACTCTGACATTAGTAATACCGATCATATTCCATATAATTAGTGTACATAAAGCACAATTGTGACTCGCATAAACTTATAATTTTGAGCCAGATGAATGAAATTACAAGGCTGAACTCTCTGTCTGTTTTATACAGAGAAGTCCTACCGAAGAGGACGATGAACCCTGCAGTAGTCTCAAAAACAGCCTCTCCGAACTGAACTTGGCTGAAAGAAATGTCTCCATGGAAACTGAACACCGAGTAGATTTATCTCGTCTTTCCAGGGGAACAACGACCGATATGGCCTCAGGCACCTCTTCATTCGAGGCATTTAAAGAAGTGAACCTCGGTTGTTCTCTTGCTGATTTGAAATTAGGAGGAGAAGACAAATCAGAATCATCAATTGACATGCAGCTCCACCACAAATTCCGCAAGCAAATAATTGCCGAAGACAATGAAGAGAGCGAAGATGAGGTTCACGAAGACAGTACTAGTTCAGATAATTCGAAGAAACACTACATGTTCCGGAAAAGCAATCTCTTTCTCGAGGAGcaagaagaggatgaagaagcCTTCGTGCCATCGGAATCGATACTCCGAAGGATGAATACAAAGAAAGGCATTCGATCGTATCAGCTGGGGAAACAGCTCTCTTTCAAGTGGACAACAGGTGCAGGGCCTCGAATCGGGTGTGTGCGGGACTACCCTTCGGAACTTCAATTCCGAGCTTTGGAGCAAGTAAATCTATCACCAAGAATTCCTGAAATGTTCAGATTTGCTTCGCCATGGATCCTAAAATGTCCAACAACTCAGGAAGCGTCTGTGCTTAAGGTGCTTCAGCAGCAACCACACAAACCTGGCAATGGTAGATGAAGAAGCCAATCCCTTGGtcctgtgtgtgtatatatatatatatatatatgtgtactcaATTGTATTGTAGAAAGCGCATTCGATTCATTTGTTTTGTAGATCTTGTAGAGAACTTTCTCACTGAAACTGCATCAAAGTTTTGATGGATCAACAAAATTCACTACCACAAATGTAAAGGAATTTGTTTAAAGTTGTTTATGGTACATATCTAAGTTAGATAATAAAGGTATCAATGCTGACCGATTCACCATTTCCCTCCATTTTCTTCAGACATCACAAGTAGGTTGACGAGAGCAAGTTGGGCCTCAGATACATGGAAGTAAGGCCTAGTTGAAGGTGTAATGGGCCGGTCCAGCTCGGTCCATTTCGTCCCCTGACGACATGGTAGTTAGTATGAAGCCGGACGAGGAAGAAGATACCACCATTGATCAAAGGTGGGTTGACTTGTACGAGGACGACAAGTATACATGACAGTAACTCAGTACAACCGTAGCAGTACTGCTACCCTCCTCCCAAAGTCAAACGTCAAACGCCAAACCTGATCCCGACTAACTGGTTAGAAAATTCAAACTCGATTTAGATTCCAATGTTCCTATTCGAACCATTGTCAAACGTAATTTCAAACCAACTGGAATACGAACATTTATACGTGATTTCAAGTCAGATCAGATTGAAAGTACACTGTACATCGGGAATCGAGTTGCCATGGTGGAGCCTTTTTGTATGAGTAACAAAGCACTGACAACAAAAGCTGAGATTTCCCGTGTTATTGAAGTGGCTGCTGCGATCAGCTTCTTCGTCGTAAGATTTGTTCTTGAAATCTCATGAGACGACAGGGAATGCCTCTGTTCTCCCTAATGCACGCAGATGGATCCTATTGCGTTGCTTGCAGTAAGCATGAATCCCATCTCTTGATGAGTTTCAAGCAGCATTGGACCGCAAGCTGTTCCAGTGCTATTACTTCAACCTCGTCTCTGCTCTGTGGCGAATGGTAAGTCCGTAGTGAGCTCTCGTCCACATGCGTGCATGGCAGCGACCTCACGTACGTCCTCCGGTACTTGAAGTGCCCTCGCCGCATTCTGGCTCTGAGGCAGATGAGGCGTTGGGGAGGCTCAGGAAACTTCCTCCAACCTTCCACCATCGCTATCAGCAAAGACAGACTGTAGTGTAGCGGCTTGTTTGTAGCAGCCGTCCTTTTCCTGATATATACAGCGGGCTCGAGGAGGGAAATATCGAGTTTGAGATGCGTATAAATCTTGCTCTCATCGCCTCCTCCTCTTGTTGTTCCTTCCTTTTCTCAGAAAGGATTAAAACCGGCTTTTTGTATGTTTGTGGAGGAAGCTTCAGGGAAGCTTCTCTCCTTCACTATCTGGTTGATGAGTGCCTCACTCGTCCTCCTCAGCTTATAGCTACTCTCACATGGTGTCCATGTGGCCTGCTGAATCGGCTTATGACAGCCTCGAATGATGCATCGCATGATTGCTGCTGTGCAGAAGCTTGTGTGGGATTGCAATCTACATTAATATATAATCTAATAAGCATATGTTTCTCTAACATCACACGCAATGGTGGATTTGTTTCACTTCTCGCCATAAACTACTAAATCGTGATTACTGTACCTGCAATGATCGAAGGCCTACATTTACTCCAAGCGGGTGTCGACAGTGGAGCCATGTGAGGCGGTGTCTCTGTCCTTCCCTACCCAAGTAATCCGATGATAGAGGCAATAACACAAATAGCAGAAGCATATTACTTGAGGTAAGCCACTCCACACCACGACCACGGGTTCTGCGTTTTGTCTGATTACATATAATTGTAGCCTTAGATTGATGCCGGTAACGACAACCCGCGAAGCTTCCAGGAAGCTGAGCATTTTGTTACGTTGAGAATAATTAGTTTGCCAAGGTTTTCGATGAGTTCTGCCATTCCCATCCGTACGGGTTGTATATAAGGAGCTTCGGAGAAGTAGCAGTGAGGAGTAGGGTGTGCGGCGTCTAGTACGGAGTACTGTTAGGGACGAAGAAGTTGCAGCGGTAGCTGATACATCGAGCATGGCATCGAGGTGCTACGAGGCAGCGAGGATCATGGAGGTCGGCAACCTCAAAGGCGGAGGCGGGGGGCTGGGCAAGGAGGTGCACCACGGGCACGGCCGAACCGCCCACAACATGTCGTCGTCGTCGCTGCGCAAGAAGTCTGACCTGTCGTTGGTGTCCAAGGTCCGGTGCAGCCCTCTGAGGGCCCTCCTCGCCAATCTGCAGGAGATCTTCCTCGGGACGAAGCTCTTCGTCCTGTTCCCCGCCGTCCCACTCGCAATCGTCGCCAACTACTACCACTTTGGACGCGTAATTGCTCTCTTTCTTCTCATCTGCATACTGTTAATTAGCTTTGTCAACTGATCATCGCACGAACGAGAGAACAGAAATGGCAACTGTTAACGTAGCTCATTTCGCTTTTCGTAACAGGCGTGGCTGTTTGCATTGAGCTTGCTCGGTCTCACTCCTCTCGCTGAGCGTGTCAGCTTCCTCACAGAGTAAGTTCATTTCTGATGCAACCCAATACTAAGTGGAAGAAAACTTTGTAACTTTTGGAAGAGCATACTTTAGCGAACAATTCATTCTGCTGTGGGCATCAGATGCCGATAATGTTGTCTCAATGAAAACTGCAATGCACACAGCTTGTGTAGCTATGCATTCATTCGGCTGATCTGTGGAAGACAGAACAAATGAAATGCTGCATCAAAACGTATCAGTGTTGAGCATGAACTATTAACCTAAACTATTGTATTATATGCTCCACACGTGACTAAGCTTAAGATTTCGAAGAACTATGATGAAGACTTGTATATGTAATAACTAAGATGGATCAAGTTGAACAACATATCATTTTGCTTTTCTTCTTGTTTCTGTCTCTTTAATCGGTATTCATGACTTCAAATAACattcttttcttgttttcttgttcttgtcGATTGGCTCTGGAATCACAGACAAATCGCATTCTACACTGGTCCTACTGGTACGTA
The DNA window shown above is from Musa acuminata AAA Group cultivar baxijiao chromosome BXJ2-4, Cavendish_Baxijiao_AAA, whole genome shotgun sequence and carries:
- the LOC135608926 gene encoding IQ domain-containing protein IQM2-like; translated protein: MGIAISCPGAAYDSINDSLEAVLNRSIGLGDNVRSTLQSIGFNGRDYCLPAILEAFGLAKSLIKGSFHLEPKISTKSPALEPDNSTKSDDLEGLKFTSLVKRSRESTSIRPDNPKHEAAVKLQKVYKSFRTRRQLADCAVLVEQHWWKLLDFALLKQSSVSFFDIEKPESAMSRWSRATIRAAKVGKGLSKDENAQKLALQHWLEAIDPRHRYGHNLQFYYDRWLQCDSMQPFFYWLDVGEGKEVNLEERCTRSKLQQQCIKYLGPKEREAYEVIVEDGKFMYRQSRQLLDTSNGQKDAKWIFVLSTSKKLYVGQKRKGKFQHSSFLAGGATSAAGRLVVEDGVLKAVWPHSGHYRPTEENFQELMSFLEENSVDLTDVKRSPTEEDDEPCSSLKNSLSELNLAERNVSMETEHRVDLSRLSRGTTTDMASGTSSFEAFKEVNLGCSLADLKLGGEDKSESSIDMQLHHKFRKQIIAEDNEESEDEVHEDSTSSDNSKKHYMFRKSNLFLEEQEEDEEAFVPSESILRRMNTKKGIRSYQLGKQLSFKWTTGAGPRIGCVRDYPSELQFRALEQVNLSPRIPEMFRFASPWILKCPTTQEASVLKVLQQQPHKPGNGR